A section of the Microbacterium forte genome encodes:
- a CDS encoding Pls/PosA family non-ribosomal peptide synthetase, which produces MRTDVQEALDRAAEAPLPRTLIDILRDTTEQYPDASAVEDADGAVSYAELLAQVWRTAAVLREQGVSQGDRVGIRMTSGRRDLYIAILGAMAAGAAYVPVDADDPQERADLVFREARIVGMITDAGYLPADTSDARQLFSSAAPHPSTSAVPVVTPPTVDDDAWIIFTSGSTGVPKGVAVSHRSAAAFVDAEARLFLQDAPLGPGDRVLAGLSVAFDASCEEMWLAWGHGACLVPAPRALVRSGEDLGPWLLGHGITVVSTVPTLAALWPQDAIENVRLLIFGGEACPPELVARLASDGREIWNTYGPTEATVVACASLMDGTGPVRIGLPLDGWSLAVVDAEGQRVADGEAGELIIGGVGLARYLDPVKDAEKYAPMPTLGWDRAYRSGDVVRVEPEGLIFQGRADDQVKIGGRRIELGEVEAALQGLSSVSAATVVVQKSDAGMPILVGYVVPDDGFDRQVARGELAEMLPAPLIPLLAIVDDLPVRTSGKVDKAALPWPLDSGDAGESSLSGTAAWLAEQWFAVLGIRPSDEDADFFQLGGGSLAAAQLVSRLRTRAPEFTMTDVYDLPRLRQMADAVDEEADDEDTAERVFSQQTPTPRRMQWVQTIAGLPLFVFTGIRWLLFLLTASWILRLSPGFEFLPAVPVWTIIVGLVVFVTPLGKMTIAAVAARLLLAGLRPGDYPRGGGVHLRLWLAEQIAQQVDPVGLAGAPWVVYYARALGARIHKDVDLHTVPPITGMLDIGSGASIEPEVDLTGYWIDGDTVRIGGIRIGADSTIGARSTLAPGTKIGRGAEIAPGSAVFGRVRSGQRWAGSPAARVGGVSKPFAAGRPPSRTRWLWAYAASSAFLGILPVISLATGAWVVALGIRGADSLTATVPGILALLVPAVLLSGVVFAALVLVLVRVLGVGLGEGVYPVRSRVAWQAWTTERLLDSARTFLFPLYSSSFTPFWLRALGADVGRDVEASTVLLIPKLTTIADGAFLADDTMVATYELQGGWMRLGTARIGKRAFLGNSGMAAGGHNVPRDGLVAVLSVAPPKAKAGSSWLGSPAARLRRVVNDSDLERTYRPRTGLRVGRALWELGRIIPVLVTCTIGLAVMLTLAAVVEAWGLGWAVVLSSAVMLAAGAIAALVTTAAKWIIVGPIRAGEHPLWSSFVWRTEVSDTFTEMVAAPWFANAASGTPALAIWLRTLGAKIGRGVWTDSYWLPEPDLVTLGDGATVNRGCVVQTHLFHDRVMSIDAVTLENGATLGPHSVILPAATIGADATVGPASLVMRGEFVPVGSRWSGNPIGPWRAVKVRSYQASDA; this is translated from the coding sequence TTGCGAACTGACGTGCAGGAGGCGCTCGACCGCGCTGCCGAGGCGCCACTCCCCCGCACACTGATCGACATCCTCCGCGACACCACCGAGCAGTATCCCGACGCGTCAGCGGTCGAGGACGCCGACGGCGCGGTGAGCTACGCGGAACTGCTGGCGCAGGTGTGGCGCACGGCTGCCGTGCTGCGAGAGCAGGGCGTGAGTCAGGGCGATCGCGTCGGCATCAGGATGACGTCGGGTCGCCGTGACCTCTACATCGCGATCCTCGGCGCGATGGCTGCCGGCGCGGCATACGTCCCGGTCGACGCGGACGACCCCCAGGAGCGGGCCGATCTCGTCTTCCGTGAGGCGCGCATCGTCGGCATGATCACCGATGCGGGATACCTCCCCGCGGACACCTCTGATGCGAGGCAGCTGTTCTCCAGCGCGGCACCCCACCCGAGCACGTCGGCGGTGCCCGTCGTCACCCCGCCCACCGTCGACGACGATGCCTGGATCATCTTCACCTCCGGCTCGACGGGGGTTCCCAAGGGCGTCGCCGTCTCACACCGTTCCGCAGCGGCCTTCGTCGACGCCGAGGCACGCCTGTTCCTGCAGGATGCCCCACTGGGCCCCGGCGACCGCGTGCTCGCGGGCCTCTCGGTCGCGTTCGACGCATCCTGCGAAGAGATGTGGCTCGCCTGGGGCCACGGCGCATGCCTCGTTCCGGCGCCGAGGGCGCTGGTCAGGTCGGGCGAGGATCTGGGCCCCTGGCTGCTCGGGCACGGGATCACCGTCGTCTCGACGGTTCCCACGCTCGCAGCCCTGTGGCCCCAGGATGCGATCGAGAACGTGCGCCTGCTGATCTTCGGAGGCGAGGCCTGCCCACCAGAACTGGTCGCCCGACTGGCATCCGATGGACGCGAGATCTGGAACACGTACGGCCCGACCGAGGCCACCGTCGTCGCCTGCGCTTCTCTCATGGACGGCACCGGCCCCGTGCGCATCGGCCTGCCTCTGGACGGCTGGTCGCTGGCCGTGGTCGACGCAGAAGGTCAGCGCGTCGCCGACGGCGAAGCGGGCGAGCTGATCATCGGCGGCGTCGGCCTCGCCCGCTACCTCGACCCGGTCAAGGACGCCGAGAAGTACGCCCCGATGCCGACGCTCGGCTGGGACCGCGCCTATCGCTCCGGCGACGTCGTGCGCGTCGAGCCCGAGGGCCTGATCTTCCAGGGCCGTGCCGACGACCAGGTCAAGATCGGCGGTCGCCGCATCGAGCTCGGCGAGGTCGAGGCGGCGCTGCAGGGGCTGAGCTCGGTCTCGGCGGCGACCGTGGTCGTGCAGAAGAGCGATGCCGGCATGCCGATCCTCGTCGGCTATGTGGTTCCCGACGACGGATTCGACCGGCAGGTGGCGCGCGGCGAGCTCGCCGAGATGCTGCCGGCTCCCCTGATCCCGCTGCTCGCGATCGTCGATGATCTGCCCGTACGCACGTCGGGCAAGGTCGACAAGGCGGCTCTTCCGTGGCCCCTCGATTCCGGCGACGCGGGCGAATCCTCGCTCTCCGGAACCGCCGCGTGGCTCGCCGAGCAGTGGTTCGCCGTGCTCGGCATCCGCCCGAGCGATGAGGACGCCGACTTCTTCCAGCTGGGCGGAGGCTCGCTCGCCGCCGCCCAGCTGGTCTCGCGCCTGCGCACCCGCGCACCCGAGTTCACGATGACCGACGTCTACGACCTGCCGAGACTGCGTCAGATGGCCGATGCCGTCGACGAAGAGGCCGACGATGAGGACACCGCGGAACGGGTCTTCAGCCAGCAGACACCCACACCGCGGCGGATGCAGTGGGTGCAGACCATCGCCGGGTTGCCGCTGTTCGTGTTCACCGGCATCCGCTGGCTGCTCTTCCTGCTCACCGCGAGCTGGATCCTGCGCCTGTCACCCGGATTCGAGTTCCTTCCCGCCGTCCCGGTGTGGACGATCATCGTCGGCCTGGTGGTCTTCGTGACCCCGCTGGGCAAGATGACGATCGCCGCGGTCGCCGCCCGCCTGCTGCTCGCGGGACTCCGGCCCGGCGACTACCCGCGGGGCGGCGGCGTGCACCTGCGCCTGTGGCTCGCCGAGCAGATCGCGCAGCAGGTCGACCCGGTGGGACTCGCAGGCGCGCCCTGGGTCGTGTACTACGCCAGGGCGCTCGGCGCGCGCATCCACAAGGACGTCGATCTGCACACGGTGCCCCCGATCACGGGCATGCTCGACATCGGGTCCGGCGCCTCGATCGAGCCCGAGGTCGACCTCACCGGGTACTGGATCGACGGCGACACCGTGCGCATCGGCGGCATCCGCATCGGCGCCGACTCGACGATCGGCGCACGAAGCACCCTCGCCCCCGGCACGAAGATCGGCCGCGGCGCCGAGATCGCACCCGGTTCAGCCGTGTTCGGCCGCGTGCGGTCGGGGCAGCGCTGGGCCGGATCCCCGGCGGCCCGCGTCGGCGGCGTCTCGAAGCCGTTCGCAGCCGGTCGCCCGCCGAGCCGCACCCGTTGGCTGTGGGCCTACGCCGCGTCCTCGGCGTTCCTCGGCATCCTGCCGGTCATCTCTCTGGCGACCGGGGCGTGGGTGGTGGCGCTCGGCATCCGAGGAGCAGACTCCCTCACTGCCACCGTTCCCGGCATCCTGGCGCTGCTCGTTCCTGCTGTGCTTCTCTCGGGCGTGGTCTTCGCCGCCCTCGTGCTGGTTCTCGTGCGCGTGCTCGGGGTGGGTCTCGGCGAAGGCGTGTACCCGGTGCGCTCTCGCGTCGCGTGGCAGGCGTGGACGACCGAACGCCTTCTCGATTCTGCTCGCACCTTCCTCTTCCCGCTGTACTCCAGCAGCTTCACCCCGTTCTGGCTGCGTGCCCTCGGCGCCGACGTCGGTCGCGATGTCGAGGCGTCGACCGTGCTGCTCATCCCGAAGCTCACGACGATCGCCGACGGCGCGTTCCTCGCCGACGACACCATGGTCGCGACCTACGAGCTGCAGGGCGGGTGGATGCGCCTGGGCACGGCGCGGATCGGCAAGCGCGCCTTCCTCGGCAACTCCGGCATGGCGGCCGGTGGGCACAATGTGCCCCGAGACGGCCTGGTGGCCGTGCTGTCCGTCGCGCCGCCCAAGGCGAAGGCCGGATCGTCGTGGTTGGGCTCGCCCGCCGCTCGACTGCGTCGTGTCGTCAACGACTCCGACCTCGAGCGCACCTACCGCCCCCGCACCGGTCTGCGGGTGGGGCGAGCGCTCTGGGAGCTGGGCCGCATCATCCCGGTGTTGGTGACGTGCACGATCGGACTGGCCGTGATGCTCACGCTCGCCGCCGTGGTCGAGGCGTGGGGGCTCGGATGGGCAGTCGTGCTCTCGAGCGCCGTCATGCTCGCCGCCGGCGCGATCGCCGCCCTCGTCACGACAGCGGCGAAATGGATCATTGTCGGGCCGATTCGCGCGGGAGAGCATCCGCTCTGGTCGAGCTTCGTCTGGCGCACCGAGGTGTCTGACACCTTCACCGAGATGGTCGCCGCCCCCTGGTTCGCGAACGCGGCATCCGGCACCCCCGCCCTCGCCATCTGGCTGCGCACGCTCGGAGCCAAGATCGGTCGAGGGGTGTGGACCGACAGCTACTGGCTGCCCGAACCGGATCTCGTGACGCTCGGCGACGGCGCCACGGTGAACCGCGGATGTGTGGTTCAGACGCATCTGTTCCATGATCGAGTGATGAGCATCGACGCAGTGACCCTGGAGAACGGTGCGACCCTCGGGCCGCACAGCGTGATCCTCCCCGCGGCGACGATCGGGGCGGATGCGACGGTCGGCCCTGCGTCGCTCGTGATGCGCGGGGAGTTCGTGCCCGTGGGCAGCCGATGGAGCGGAAATCCCATCGGCCCCTGGCGCGCGGTCAAGGTGCGCTCCTACCAGGCGTCGGACGCATGA